In a genomic window of Chrysemys picta bellii isolate R12L10 chromosome 1, ASM1138683v2, whole genome shotgun sequence:
- the LOC135982290 gene encoding myb/SANT-like DNA-binding domain-containing protein 2: protein MESQDRKRAPAWTEREVRDLLAIWGDESVLAELRSSKRNGKVLEKVSKAMKDRGHNRDTQQCRMKIKELRKAYHKAREAKGRSGAEPQTCRFYAELHAILGGAATTTPTVCYDSVNGETHREEGSGNEEDEDGGTVGSSQQQGSGETGFPNSQDMFVTLDLEPVTPELTQDPQGTQETSAANVSPSQRLVNIRKRKRRTQDDMFTELQMSSHADRAQQNAWRQSMSDMRKAQYE, encoded by the exons atggagtcccaggatcgcaaaagagctccagcatggaccgaacgggaggtacgggatctgctcgccatatggggagatgaatcagtgctagctgaactccgtagcagtaaaagaaatggcaaagtattagaaaaggtctccaaggccatgaaggaccgaggccataacagggacacacagcagtgccgcatgaaaattaaggagctacggaaagcctaccacaaagccagagaagcaaaaggaaggtccggggcagagccgcaaacttgccgcttctacgcggagctgcatgccattctagggggtgcagccaccactaccccaaccgtgtgctatgactccgtcaatggagaaacacacagggaagagggttcggggaacgaggaagatgaggatggaggtactgtaggtagctcacagcagcaaggaagcggagaaaccggtttccccaacagccaggatatgtttgtcaccctggacctggaaccagtaacccccgaactcacccaagaccctcagggcacacaggagacctctg ctgcaaatgtttctccttcgcagaggctagtgaacattagaaagagaaaacggaggacgcaggacgatatgttcacggagctccagatgtcctcccacgctgatagagcacagcagaatgcgtggaggcagtcaatgtcggacatgagaaaagcacaatatgaatga